DNA from Balaenoptera ricei isolate mBalRic1 chromosome 6, mBalRic1.hap2, whole genome shotgun sequence:
gatttgaaagtaaaactttaaataacttaaaaatataaagatgaacacGTGTAATTAGCACAAATACAagcaaaaatactgaaatataataaatatagtaaaatagATATTTAAGTACATAAGTACATTAATAAGGTTATCTGTGATGGTCTGGTGCCCCCTATGAACTAGATGCTTTTACTTATAGTTGCTTAATACTACCAATAAATGTTTTGACAAATTAAATCCATTTATTTTATgatgaaggcagaaaaaaaaagtcttttgaaATTACTAAACATGTGGGAGTACGACGAGTTGTACCTGTCCATAATTGTTTCTTTAAGAGCATACCTCTAGTTCCTTAGCTCTTAATCTTTCTTGCAAGCTTGATAATAAAGAGAAGGATTTCATGATTTCTTGCTCTGACAACTACCCAGGTGTagcagctctgttctttcttttccagAGAAAAACTGTTTGCTTGGAAGTGCTTTTTCACAGCCATTATGGGGTCTTCACAGCTCAGGGGCGTCCTTCCATACCCAACTACTGCACCAAGCCGGTCTCCAGGACTTGCCAATGCTGATGAAGTCCAGTGAAGAACTTCTCCAGGCCAGTCTCATTCCAACCAACCTCTTATGCTGAACAGTTTGAAGATTTGCTGAAGCATCTGATGGAGGACAGCAGTGATTTGAGCCTTCTGGACCTTGCTGCCATCTACCAGAAACAACAGAAGACCATTGGAACCAGCTAAATGTCCATCGGTAGGGGACTAATCAAATAATATAGGACACACCCATTCAATGGGAAACAGTACagctatttaaaaagataaagcagTTATCTATATATGAATGAGAAGATCTCCAAGTTAAAAAAGATAGGTGCAGAACAGTGAGTATAGTATGCtatcttttatattaaaaaagggGGAGAGTGTAATAAAAGAATGTACCTATATTCTCATAAGTTGGCATATACATAAAGAAACTGTCAGGATTTAAAAGACAGTAATAACTTCAAACTGTGGAAAATGTTGGAAGCAGTTGTGTCAAAGTATACATTTATTCATATGCCCAAATTCCAATTtactagtaatttaaaaaatgtaagttaGTAAAATATCCATAAAGGGAAAGGTCAGTAGCAGGGAAATACACACTCAAACATTGCTGGTGAcagtattttggaaaaaaaaatttgtcttcaATCAGCATTCTGCCCTTAGGATTTATCCAAAAACAGGTAAAGTTTTGTGCTCAGATTCTATAAAACAGTGGAGAACAAGAAAGTGTATATTCAGGAACAAATGATGGGCAAGGAAACTATAGTATGTGTAGTTATTAGACAATTGTATATCCATTTACAAATTTGTGAGTGGAAAACAAAAGCATGAAAAATTTACTGATGATGGAATTCCATTGCGTGGCAAAAATTCAGGCTAAATTACATAGCATAGTCACaatttggtattttaaaagagGCAAATGACatgttttaaatgattaaaatttgaAACTATGAACCAAAGTTATAACTGAAGTGTCTATTGTGTgggataagttttttttttttttttttggctgcgtgacTCGtgggatcagggattgaacccgggccacagcagtgaaagcgccgagtcctaaccactggaccaccagggcattcCCCTGTGGGataagaattttaaagtttttttatagAGGAAAAACTTTAAGCATTTTCCCCCATGCTGCCTTTCAATTTCTACAAAAGCCGCATTTCATTGTCACTCAGAAGTAACAAAAGGAAGAAGCCAGGAAGTGTAAATTTCAAAGTATGCATTTAGGGGGACAGCTCAGCTGCCGTGAAAGGTTTAGGTCAAGCATAATATACATGCACCCATTCCAGCCCATTTAATGCCACATACAAAGTACCCCAAGAGGCCCCGCGGGCCCGTCCTGCACAGCCCCGCCTTGCCCAAGCCCCGCCCTTCCAGTTCCCCGCCCacttcctcccatcccccacaAGACCGCCCACTGGCGAGATCAGGCGGCCGCGCAGTCGCAGTAGCTGCCACGGCCGCTCCTAGCCCGGGGGATCCTGGGAGCAGGCCTTTCCGGAAGGACCGGTTCGGCGTCGGGGCCTCGGCCCGTGTTGCAGCCCCGTGTTCCAGGCCCTTGCTCCAGGACGGGCCCGTAGCAGCGGCGACGTTCTAAGGACAGCGGAGGGCGCGGCGGGCCGCTCGCTGAGGTACCCGGCTTCGCCGCCGAGCGAGCCACGGGGCCGCAGGACGTGGCGGCACCTCCCCCTTGGCCCGGAGCGGAACTGCGGGAGGAGCGGCAACGCAGGCCGGACGAGGTGAACCGGGTCACTGAACTGCCTTCAGGTGATGAATCATCTACATAATAAACAGATTTGAGGTCCACAGCCCTCTGTGGTCCTGCTGTAGAACAATTTTCAGAGAGTGACTGGTCTTTTCTGAGGTGTGCCACAGTGACTGTTTGCCCTTGATAAGGAAAGCAAGCTCTCTTGCTCTTGGGACATCCTCGTTTCCTTTAAAGCTTTCAGGTCATAACCTCTTTGGCCGGCATACATCTTTGTGCAAGAGGAAGGCTTTCACATGAAAGTGTCTCTTGGTAACGGTGAAATGGGCGTCTCCGCCCATTTACAGCCTTGCAAGGCAGGAACCACACGTTTTTTTACCAGCAATACTCACAGTTCGGTGGTTTTGCAAGGCTTTGATCAGCTTAGAATAGAAGGATTGCTTTGTGACGTGACCCTGGTACCAGGTGATGGAGATGAAATCTTCCCTGTTCATAGAGCTATGATGGCATCTGCTAGTGATTATTTCAAGGCTATGTTCACAGGtggaatgaaagaacaagatttaATGTGCATTAAGCTTCATGGGGTGAACAAAGTTGGTCTgaagaaaataattgattttatttatactgCAAAACTTTCTCTTAATATGGACAATCTTCAGGACACACTTGAAGCTGCCAGCTTTTTGCAAATTTTACCTGTTTTAGACTTCTGTAAAGTGTTCCTTATTTCAGGAGTCTCTTTAGATAACTGTGTTGAAGTTGGACGAATTGCTAACACCTACAATCTTATAGAAGTAGATAAATATGTCAATAATTTCATCCTGAAGAATTTTCCTGCATTATTGAGTACTGGGGAGTTTCTGAAACTCCCTTTTGAACGGCTTGCCTTTGTGCTTTCCAGCAATAGTCTTAAGCACTGTACTGAACTTGAGCTTTTCAAGGCTGCCTGTCGCTGGCTAAGGTTGGAAGACCCTCGGATGGATTATGCTGCAAAATTAATGAAGAATATTCGATTTCCACTGATGACACCACAGGATCTCATCAATTATGTGCAGACAGTAGATTTCATGAGAACAGACAATACCTGTGTGAATTTGCTTTTGGAAGCTAGCAATTACCAAATGATGCCATATATGCAGCCAGTGATGCAGTCAGATAGAACTGCCATTAGATCTGACTCAACCCACTTGGTTACATTAGGAGGAGTTTTGAGGCAGCAGCTGGTTGTCAGTAAAGAATTACGGATGTATGATGAAAGGGCGCAAGAGTGGAGATCTTTAGCCCCCATGGATGCTCCTCGTTACCAGCATGGCATTGCTGTCATTGGAAACTTTCTCTATGTAGTTGGTGGTCAAAGTAATTATgatacaaaaggaaaaactgCCGTTGATACTGTTTTCAGATTTGATCCTCGGTATAATAAATGGATGCAGGTTGCTTCATTAAATGAAAAGCGCACATTTTTCCACTTGAGTGCTCTCAAAGGACATTTGTATGCCGTTGGTGGGCGAAGTGCAGCTGGTGAGCTGGCCACAGTAGAATGTTACAATCCAAGAATGAATGAGTGGAGCTATGTTGCAAAAATGAGTGAACCCCACTATGGCCATGCTGGAACAGTTTATGGAGGCTTAATGTATATTTCAGGAGGAATTACTCATGATACTTTCCAAAACGAGCTCATGTGTTTTGACCCTGATACAGACAAATGGACACAGAAGGCTCCAATGACTACAGTCAGAGGTCTGCATTGCATGTGTACAGTTGGAGACAAGCTCTATGTCATTGGTGGCAATCACTTCAGAGGAACAAGTGATTATGATGATGTTCTAAGCTGTGAATACTATTCACCAACCCTTGACCAGTGGACACCAATTGCTGCCATGTTAAGAGGTCAAAGTGATGTTGGAGTTGCcgtctttgaaaataaaatttatgtcgTAGGTGGATATTCTTGGAATAATCGTTGTATGGTAGAAATTGTCCAGAAATATGACCCAGAAAAGGATGAGTGGCATAAAGTTTTTGACCTTCCAGAGTCACTTGGTGGCATTCGAGCTTGTACTCTCACAGTTTTTCCACCTGAAGAAAACCCTGGGTCACCTTCCAGAGAATCACCTCTTTCAGCACCTTCAGATCATTCTTAGGACCAAGGTGTAATACCTTTGCACTGCATCATGGATGATCCCATACTTCCCCTTCAGTTGTATCTTCTTACATTGATTGGTACAGTTATTAGATAAAAAGGTAATTGATGTTATTTGTATTGCTTGGCTTAGTATGTTTATCAAATGGTTAACAAATGCATTCTGAAAACGTATTTAACATAGCCAGTTTAACAAATGTAAAAAGATAAGTAGAAAAATGTTTGTTAGATGTCTTTTTGTGGTGTTGTGTAAGTCAAAGTGTAGGTGATTGTAGTAAATGTATAATTATGTTCATTATGCTTCGAAGTTGAAAGTTTTCATCTTTGACTACAAAACATCAAAGGGAGGCTGCCTGCTCTAacctaaaataataaacaaaaaaggtCTCCAAGCCTTATTAGCTGCCTCCCTTTTTTCATAGAGTTTTTGACATAGCTGCCAACTCACCAGATTGTGTGGGTACATTCAGAATATGTGACGATTCTTAGGCAGACcagagaaataataaattcaaaaatattaactcaaaaaatAGTATAACCCTAAGTCAGGATTTCATATCtttctggggagagggagagagaaaatacacacacacacacacacacacacacacacacacacacacatatacatatgtatatgcatgcatacacatatataatttttaaatcaattggCACTTTAGCTATagtgaaattgtttttaaatttaaattcttttcttcCACCTAGCAGCTATTTCTGTTCAAATGGAAATTCAGTACTAGAGAATAAATGTCTATGTAGTCTTGCGGAATTGATGTAGATAAGAACTACAACATTAAATTGACAACCAAATTTGTCATTTGACTGAATTGTTACTACAGATGAAACTTGTCACTTTTTCTGCTTGTATATTGTTTTCTGTAGAGTTGCCTTTATACAGGTTATTTAGCAAAGTTCAAGTCTCAGAGAATTGCTTTTGCTCAGTAACTTTAGGCTCTGCTACATTCCACCTTTTTGTTCAGTAAAACTTAtgaacaagacaaagaaaaacattctgaACAAAGCTATAGGTTTTTAAGTTCAGTCTCCCAACTTAGTCATTCTAACACGACTGTTTGATTTGAGGTGGTTGCCCTGGTGCTGCTCCAGCCCATGTGCATCCTGAGCTTTGTGTGATCTGCCTCAAGGCTATAATCTGAGCAAGCAGAAGATGTACTGTTTGGCGTCAGAGCAGAAAAATGTCCTTTTGGCTATGTCTAAAGGACAGGACCAACTTCAGATTCCCTAAGAAGCCAGCTGTAGAAAGCCTAGGATGCTGCTGTCTTGCAGGCAGTACTAAAGTAGATCTTCAGCCTCTTCAATACCAGGGGCATCCCTACTGGTTCAGAACCACATGGAGAGATCTTAAATGGGAACTTATCCGCAAATGGAATCATAGGAGTCCTCTGAAGTGAGTGATTCTGAAGAATCT
Protein-coding regions in this window:
- the KLHL9 gene encoding kelch-like protein 9, with product MKVSLGNGEMGVSAHLQPCKAGTTRFFTSNTHSSVVLQGFDQLRIEGLLCDVTLVPGDGDEIFPVHRAMMASASDYFKAMFTGGMKEQDLMCIKLHGVNKVGLKKIIDFIYTAKLSLNMDNLQDTLEAASFLQILPVLDFCKVFLISGVSLDNCVEVGRIANTYNLIEVDKYVNNFILKNFPALLSTGEFLKLPFERLAFVLSSNSLKHCTELELFKAACRWLRLEDPRMDYAAKLMKNIRFPLMTPQDLINYVQTVDFMRTDNTCVNLLLEASNYQMMPYMQPVMQSDRTAIRSDSTHLVTLGGVLRQQLVVSKELRMYDERAQEWRSLAPMDAPRYQHGIAVIGNFLYVVGGQSNYDTKGKTAVDTVFRFDPRYNKWMQVASLNEKRTFFHLSALKGHLYAVGGRSAAGELATVECYNPRMNEWSYVAKMSEPHYGHAGTVYGGLMYISGGITHDTFQNELMCFDPDTDKWTQKAPMTTVRGLHCMCTVGDKLYVIGGNHFRGTSDYDDVLSCEYYSPTLDQWTPIAAMLRGQSDVGVAVFENKIYVVGGYSWNNRCMVEIVQKYDPEKDEWHKVFDLPESLGGIRACTLTVFPPEENPGSPSRESPLSAPSDHS